From Granulicella sp. WH15, the proteins below share one genomic window:
- the rpmG gene encoding 50S ribosomal protein L33 — MRTIIKLQSTAGTGHFYTTTKNPKLASGKLELRKYDPVVRKHVLYRETKA, encoded by the coding sequence ATGAGAACGATCATTAAGCTGCAATCGACCGCCGGAACCGGCCACTTTTACACCACCACCAAAAACCCGAAACTAGCGAGCGGCAAGCTGGAGCTGCGCAAGTACGACCCCGTAGTGCGCAAGCATGTCCTCTACCGGGAGACGAAGGCGTAG
- the rpmB gene encoding 50S ribosomal protein L28, protein MAKVCPITGKRPMSGNNVSHANNKTRRRWEPNLQWKRVWVESERRYVRMRISTRALRTITKLGYDGAVAKRRATAR, encoded by the coding sequence ATGGCAAAGGTATGTCCCATAACCGGCAAGCGGCCCATGAGCGGCAATAACGTCTCCCACGCGAACAATAAAACCAGGCGGCGCTGGGAGCCGAACCTGCAATGGAAGCGGGTCTGGGTGGAGTCCGAAAGGCGTTACGTGCGGATGCGCATCAGCACCCGCGCCCTGCGTACGATCACCAAGCTCGGCTACGACGGCGCAGTAGCGAAGCGGAGGGCCACCGCACGATGA